The genome window GCAGCAACAGTGCAAGACCGGCAATGGTTTCTTGTCCGCCGGGCGGGCACTTGTTGATCGCCTCACCCCGCGCAATGCCCTCGGCGTAAGGTTTGCATCCTGGGTGCCCGCATTTGCCGCATTGGGTCTGCGGCAGCAGTGCGTCGATGCGTTGAATGAGGTTCATGCTGTGATCATGGGCGTGCCGGTTAAGCAAACTGGGTTTAATGGAAGGTGGGGCTTTCTTGTGGTGAGCGGGCAAGCCCGCTCACCACAACCAGTTCCTTCACCTCAGCAAGCCCGCTCATTACAAGGTAGCTTATTTGATACGTTGGCCTGGCTTGGCACCACTGTCAGGGCTCAGGAGGTAAATCTCTTCGCCACCAGGGCCGGCCGCCATCACCATGCCTTCGGAAACACCGAACTTCATTTTCCGAGGCTTGAGGTTGGCGATCATCATGGTCAGGCGGCCATCGAGCTTGGACGGGTCCGGGTAAGCGCTCTTTATCCCGGAGAACACGTTGCGTTGCTCACCGCCGAGGTCCAGGGTGAGGCGCAGCAACTTGTCGGCACCCTCCACGGATTCGGCCCTGACGATCAGCGCGACACGCAGGTCCACCGCAGCAAAGGCGTCAAACTCGATTTCGGGGGAAATCGGATCCTTGGCCAGTTCGCCATTACCCGCCGGCGTCGATTCGCCAGTGTCGGTCTGGCTGGCGACCAGGTCTTCTTTCGAAGCGTCGGTCATGGCCTGGACTTTCACCGGGTCGATACGGGTCATCAGCGGCTTGAACTCGTTCAGCTGATGATTGCCGAGCAGGCTGGCGTGATCGTTCCAGGTCAGCGGCGCCACGTTGAGGAACGCCTCGGCATCGGCGGCCAGCAGTGGCAGCACGGGTTTGAGGAAGATCACCAACTGGCGGAAAAGGTTGATGCCTGTTGCGCAGATCGCCTGGACTTCCGCCTGCTTGCCTTCCTGCTTGTTCAGCGACCACGGAGCCTTGTCGGCGATCCAGGCGTTGGCGCGGTCGGCCAGGCCCATGATCTCACGCATGGCACGGGCAAAGTCACGGGCTTCGTAGGCATCGGCAATGCTTGGCGCGGCGGCCAGGAACGCGTCGGTCAGTTCCGGGGCGGCGTTCTCGGCCACCAGCACGCCGGCGTTGCCCTTGTGGATAAACCCGGCGCAACGGCTGGCGATGTTAACGACCTTGCCGACCAGATCCGAGTTGACCTTCTGTACGAAGTCTTCCAGGTTCAGGTCCAGGTCATCGACACCACGGCCCAGCTTGGACGCGTAGTAGTAGCGCAGGTATTCAGGTGACAGGTGGTCCAGGTAGGTGCGCGCCTTGATAAAGGTGCCACGGGACTTGGACATTTTCTGGCCGTTGACCGTCAGGTAGCCGTGCACGGCAATACCGGTTGGCTTGCGGTAGCCCGAACCTTCGAGCATCGCCGGCCAGAACAGGGCGTGAAAGTTGACGATGTCCTTGCCGATGAAGTGGTACAGCTCGGCGGTGGAGTCCTTGTTCCAGAACGCGTCGAAGTCCAGCTCCGGCGTGCGGTCGCAGAGGTTCTTGAAGCTGGCCATGTAGCCGATCGGCGCATCCAGCCACACGTAGAAGTATTTGCCCGGCTCGCCCGGGATCTCGAAGCCGAAGTACGGCGCATCACGGGAGATGTCCCATTGCTGCAGGCCGCTGTCGAGCCATTCGGAGAGTTTGTTGGCCACGGCATCCTGCAGGGTGCCGCTGCGGGTCCAGGTTTGCAGCATCTGCTGGAAATC of Pseudomonas azotoformans contains these proteins:
- the metG gene encoding methionine--tRNA ligase, whose protein sequence is MSEPRKILVTSALPYANGSIHLGHMLEYIQTDMWVRFQKHRGNQCIYVCADDAHGSAIMLRAEKEGITPEQLIANVQAEHSADFAEFLVDFDNFHSTHSEENRELSSQIYLRLKEAGHIDQRSVTQYFDPEKKMFLADRFIKGTCPKCGTEDQYGDNCEKCGATYAPTDLKDPKSAISGATPVLKDSQHFFFKLPDFQQMLQTWTRSGTLQDAVANKLSEWLDSGLQQWDISRDAPYFGFEIPGEPGKYFYVWLDAPIGYMASFKNLCDRTPELDFDAFWNKDSTAELYHFIGKDIVNFHALFWPAMLEGSGYRKPTGIAVHGYLTVNGQKMSKSRGTFIKARTYLDHLSPEYLRYYYASKLGRGVDDLDLNLEDFVQKVNSDLVGKVVNIASRCAGFIHKGNAGVLVAENAAPELTDAFLAAAPSIADAYEARDFARAMREIMGLADRANAWIADKAPWSLNKQEGKQAEVQAICATGINLFRQLVIFLKPVLPLLAADAEAFLNVAPLTWNDHASLLGNHQLNEFKPLMTRIDPVKVQAMTDASKEDLVASQTDTGESTPAGNGELAKDPISPEIEFDAFAAVDLRVALIVRAESVEGADKLLRLTLDLGGEQRNVFSGIKSAYPDPSKLDGRLTMMIANLKPRKMKFGVSEGMVMAAGPGGEEIYLLSPDSGAKPGQRIK